In Halolamina litorea, the genomic window ACGACCGCGACTGGGGCGTCGAAGAAGGCGAGGAACGGTTGGTGGCGACGGGCCAGCCCTCCTACCGCCTGTTCCGGTAGCACCTCTCGCGATCGCCCCCGTCGCTTCGTTTCCGAGGCTCGCGTTACCGTCGCCGAGGTCGCTTCCGTGTCTCCTCGTTACCACCCGTTTCGGCAGTTTCAGGCCGTAAAACCCGGGTACTGCCGTAAACCAGACAATATGCTTATGGTTCGAAGACGTGATAGGGACTTATGAGTACAGGTACCAAACCACAAGGCAGTATCTCGCGACGAACCGTCCTCCGCAGGGGGGCGATCCTTTCGGCGTCCCTCGGACTGGCCTCGATGGCGACGACGGGGCAGGTGGCGGCCGCGAAGAAGCCGGAACTGATCGAGGCGATGGCGAGCGAAGCCGGGATCAGTTCCTCGGACGCACAGGGGATACTGGACGCGATCACCGGAACGGCGACGAAAGCACTGAGTGACGGGGAGAGTGTCGTCCTCGTCGGGTTCGGCTCGTTCAGCATCTCGAAGCGCTCTGCGCGGACCGGGCGTAATCCCCGATCCGGCCGTGGCGTGCGGGAGGACTCCCCGGTGACGTTCGAGGCCTGCCCCGAGTTCGCGGCCGCCCTCGACCTCAACCCCGGGAAAGGTGACGAGGCCAGCACCCGGTGCCGGGACGCCGACGTGGTGATCGACGCGGCGTTCCTCGCCCGCGCCGCGGGCCGTGAGAGTGGGCTGTCGAAGGCCGACTCGAAGCGCGCACTCGACGCCCTCGTCGGTCGGGCGACCAAGGCGCTGAAGAAGGGTGATCGCCTGTCGCTTGGCGAGCCGTTTGGCTCGTTCAGCATCTCGAAGCGCTCGGCCCGAACGGGACGGAACCCCCAGACAGGCAAGGAGATCCAGATCGCGGCCAAGAACGTGGTGAAGTTCAAGGCTGGCGCGGAACTCTCGAAGGCGGTCAACTGAGTCGGTCACGGGGGTCGTGATAGGGCCACGAGACACAGTCCGCCACGGGTGGCTGCGAACGCTCATGCTCACCGGGATCCTACTCGGACGGCATGACTCCACGCGGGATCACCCTCTACGCCGCGATGAGCGTCGACGGCTACCTCGCCGATGTCGAGGGCGGCGTCGGGTGGCTGGAGCCGTTCGAAACGGCCGCCGAGGGCGACGACGGCGGCTACTCGGCGTTCTTCGAGACGGTCGACTGCCTCGTCATGGGGTCGGTGACCTACGAACTGGTTCTCGGCTTCGGCGAGTGGCCGTACGGCGACACGCCGACGTACGTCTTCACCGGTCGAACGCTCCCGGCCGCGACGGAGGCGGTGCAGTTCGTCGACCGACCGGTCGGTGGTTTCGCCCCCGAACTCAGACGGGAGTACGACCACGTCTGGCTGGTCGGCGGCGCGGCCCTCGCCCGGTCGTTCCTCCGAGCGGACCAGGTCGATCGCCTTCGACTCTCGTTCGTGCCGGTGCTCCTCGGCGAGGGGATCCCGCTATTCTCAGGCGGCTACGACGGGCGAGAGCTCAAGCTGATCGACGTGACCACACGCGACAGCGGGATCGTGGAGCACCAGTACGAGGTCGCCAGCGAGGCGTGATCGACGGAGCCACGCCCCTCAGTTCCCGTCGAACGCGACTTCGCCCAGTTCGCTCACCTCGCCGAACAGCCAGTCGGCGTGCTCGACGGCGTACTCCTTGTGGTCTTCCTTGATGTACCCCAGCGCGTCCTTGACGATGACGGGCTTGTAGTCCCGCAGGCCCGCGCTCCCGGCGGTGTGAAGCACGCAGACGTTCGCGAGCGTTCCACAGAGCAGCAGGTCGTCGATCCCGTGGCTGTCGAGGTAGCCCTCCAGCCCGGTCTCGTAGAAGGCGTCGTAGGTGTGTTTCTCGACGACGAGGTCGTCATCGCGCACGTCGAGGTCCTCGTGGAGTTCAGCGTCCCACGTCCCCTCGACGACGTGCTCGCCCCAGCGCTCGAACTCGTCGTAGTAGTGGTTCCCCTCGAACTGCCCCTCGGGGTGGGTGTCCTTCGTGTAGACCACCCTCGCGCCGGCGTCGCGGGCGCGGGAAACGAGGTCGGTCACGGGGTCGACCGCCGACTCGCTGGCGGGCGAAAAGAGGCTGCCGTCGGGGTGACAGAAGCCGTGCTGCATGTCGACGACGACGACGGCGGTCCGCTCGGGATCGTACATGTCGGGAGCATGGACCGTCCTCGACTTAGCTGTCCCGCCGGGGTCTTTTTCCCGCTGCCTGCCCATGTCCGGCTATGCGACGAGCCTCCGTGGTGTTCCTTACCGCCGTCGTGGTCCTCGCCGGGCTCTCCCCCGTTGCGGCGGCCGCGCCGGGCGGCGCCGACGCGGTCGTGGAGCCCGCCCCCGTCGAGGCGACGATGCAGACGGCCGACAACGAGAGCGCGCCCGCCGATCCCGAGAGCGACCGGCTCGGCTGGGAGAACGGCTACTGGCACAACGAGACCATCGACGTCGACCAGAGCGACGGCCTGACCGAGGCCGAACTCAACGCGACGGTCTCTCGCTCGATGGCGCGGGTCGAAATGATCCGCGGGCTGGAGTTCGACATGGACGTGCCCGTCCGGATCATCACGCGCTCCGAGTTCGCCAGTTCGGGGAACGCCTCCTACAGCGACGACTTCCTGACCTTCGACGACACGAAGTTCGAGGCCCTGTTCCTGATCGGCGAGGACGAGGACTCCATCGAGGTGCAGGACGCTAACCGCGGTGCCTCCGTGGGCGGCTACTACAGCCCCGCCGCGGACTCCATCGTCCTCGTCACCGACAACGAGAGCACGCTGCAGGTCGACGAACTGACGCTCGGCCACGAATTGGTCCACGCCATCCAGGATCAGGAGTTCGACCTCAGCACCGTCACCAGCCAGACCCGCGACGGCGCCAACGCCAACAGCGGACTGATCGAGGGTGACGCCAACTACGTCCAGCAGCGCTACCGGGAGCGCTGCGCGGAGGGCGGCGAGTGGGCCGACACTTGCCTCTCGCCGAGCACGAACGGGAGCGGCGGCGGCGCTACCCCGCCCAACATGGGCGTCTACTTCCTGAACTACCAGCCCTACAGCGACGGGCCGACCTTCATCGGCGCCCAGCGCGCCGCCGGCGGCTGGGAGCGCGTCAACAGTCTCTACGGCGACCTGCCGGCCAGCGCCGAGCAGGTGATCCACCCCGACCGCTACAGGAGCGACGCGCCGACCGAGGTCGAACTCGCCGACGAACACGGCGAGGGCTGGGAGCGCGTCACCCCCGAGAGCCGCCTCGACTACGCCGAGGTCGGCCAGTCCGGTGTCGCCGCGATGTTCGTCTACCCGCTGTACGCCGGCGGTGGGGACGTTCAGACCTACGCCCGGAACGTCGTCGGCCCGCAGACGTGGTTGAACTACACCGAATCCGGCGAGATCAGTCAGGTCGACCCGCTGAACTACGGCTTCGACGCCGCCGCGGGCTGGGACGGCGACCGGATGCACTTCTACCGGAACGCCGACGGTGAGACCGGCTACGTCTGGCGACTCGTCTGGGACAGCCCCGAGGAGGCCACGGAGTTCCGTGCGGCCTACGAGGAGCTACTGAGCTACTGGGGCGCCGAGCAGGTCGGCACTGACACCTACCGGATCGACGAGGACGCCTCGGCGTTCGCCGACGCCTTCCACGTCACCGTCGAGGGCGACACCGTCACCGTCGTGAACGCGCCGACGGTCGATTCGCTGTCCGCGGTCCGCTCCTCGACGGACGCACAGCTATCGACGCCGACTGCAACGCCGTCACCGGCGGCGACTGATGCCGCGGGGACCGACACGGAGACACCATCCACCGAGGGCACGGGCAGTGACTCCGCGACGACCACCAGCGCGCCCGGCTTCTCCGTGGTCGCGGCCCTCGCGGGGCTACTGACCGTGGCGCTGCTGGCCGGCCGCCGGTAGCTCTTTTCCCCTCGCGCCCGGAGTTCCGTGCGTGAAACTCCGCCTCCTCGCGCTCGCTTGCTGTCTGGTGCTCGCCGGCTGTGCCGCGCCGGCGGCGCCGTCGCCGACGCCCGACGCCGAGGTCCTCGGCGAGGAGAACGGCTACGCCGCGACCGACCCCCTCGAGATCGACGAAAGCGACGGGCTGAACGAGTCGGAACTGAACGCCATCGTCGCCCGAACGATGGCCCGCGTCGAACTGATCCGCGGGCTCGAGTTCACCGAGTCGGTCCCCGTCGAGGTGATCTCCAGAGCCGAGTTCGCCGAGGGGTTCAGCCGGGACACGACCGTCGATAGCCCCGCCGAGCGCGCCCGCGAGCAGCGCTACGAGGCGTCGATGCTCGTCGGCGAGGACCGAACCGTCGGCGCGGCCTTCGAGTCGATCTACGGCGGCTCCGTGCTCGGCTACTACTCTTCGGGCCGGATCGTCCTCGTGAGTAGCAACGACAGCCTCACCGTCGACCGTGGGACGCTGGCCCACGAACTGCTCCACGCGCTGCAGGACCAGCGTCTCTCCCTGCTCGGCGGCGCCCCCAACCCCGACCGGGCCATCGCCGAGACCGGGCTGGTCGAGGGCGACGCTAACTACGTCGAGGCCCGCTACGAGCAGCGCTGTGCCGAGGAGTGGGACTGTCGCCCCCGCCCGCAGAGCAGCGCCGGCAGCCTCGAGGACCGGAACTTCGGCCTCTACCTCACCATCTACGCACCCTATAGCGAAGGGCCGTCGTTCGTCCACCGCGCCTACGAGACCGGCGGCTGGGAGGAAGTGAACGATCGCTACGCCCGCCCGCCGCGCTCCAGCGAACAGCTGATCCACCCCGCGGACTACCCCGACGACCGGCCGGCGCGGGTGATCGTCCCCGACCGCTCGACGGCCGTGTTCGACCGCGCGAGCCCGACGACGGTGGGCGAGGCGACGCTGTTCGCCATGTTCTACCAGCAGGGCGTCATCGACCGCAACGAACTGATGAGCACGCCGGGGCCGTACTCGGCGTACAACTACTCCCACCCCGCGACCACGGGCTGGGCCGGCGACAAACTGGTGCCGTACCTCGGCGAGGACGGCGACGGCTACGTCCTCCAAACGCGTTGGGAGAGCGAGGACGACGCTATCCAGTTCGCACAGGCCTACCGCGGGATGCTCCGGGGCTCGCTGAACGCGACCGCCGAGGGCGGGGGCGTCTACGTGGTCGACGATGGGCCGTACGCCGACGCCTTCCGCGTGACTCGGGACGGACGGACCGTTCGGATCGTGAACGCGCCGACGGTCCAGGAGCTCAGCGACGTTCGGCGCGGCGACTGAGTCAGGCGGTGGCGCGGCGATAGATCGCTCGGCCGGTGACACCGACGACGAGCCCGACGACGTAGACCATCGCCCCTCGTTCGAGCCAGACCCGACTCCGGTTCAGCGGGAACCACGGGCCACCGAGTTCGGTGCCCGTCCCGACCGAGATGAAGTAGCCCTGTGAGAGGAACGCCAGCGAGATCAGCCAGGGGTAGAGCGCCGAAACGGCGAGGCCCTCGACGAGCGATCGGGGGCCGATCCGTCGCTGGAGGCCACCCAACCCAAGCGGCGGGACGTACAGCAACGCGTGGAGGAGGTAGTTGTTCAGCGCCGGCCCGTTGAGCGCCAAGGTTCGGGTCAGTTCGAACGGATGCCGCTGGTCGACGATACAGATGACGTACCCGATCGTGATCGCGGCGAGAACCGGGACGTACCAGTCGATCTCGCGTCCGGCGACGTGGAGGGCCATCGTCCGTCACTCGACTGCCGTTCCGTTCAAACTGTCGACTGATCAGTCGGCCTGAATCAGCCGGTCGACCTTCGGGTGCTCGCGGGTCACTCGGATCGGCGCCTCGTCGGGGGACTGCTCGGGGTCCTTCTCGAAGAGGTACTGGGGCCACTCGCGGTCGCCGTCGACGCCCCAGTCGCCCAGATCCGGGTGGTGGGGGATCCCGTCGTAGTTCTCGATGCGGTCCTGAATCACGTCGCGGGCGGTCTGTCCCGCCTCGGTGTCGGCGGTGACGCCGACGCGCTCGAACAGCCGGCGGGGCTGGAACGTGATCTCCAGGCCGACCGGCGAGTAGCGGCTCCGCCGGTCGTCGTAGAACGGCGCCCGGCAGGTCGGGAACATCGCGTCGCCGCCGAAGCAGAACTCCCAGTGTTCGTCGTCGGGGTCGGTCGGGATCTCCTCGGGCCACGGCTCGGGGTCGTGGACGTGGAGGAACTGGAGGACGTTCCAGAGGGTCTCGTGGTACTCGGCCTCGCTGAACGCCCCCTCCGGCGGCTTGAAGAAGGCCACCAGCGACGCCCGGGCGGGGAGGTCCTCGTACCGCTCGAGGTAGGTGAGGAGGTTCTCGCCCAACTGAAACAGCGCGTCGGGGTCGGTCGTCGACGGCACGGCGGTGTAGAGCGGCTCGCCCTGTTCGACCGATTCGGAGCCGAAGTAACAGGGGAAAGGCTCGCCGCCGAACGTTCCGGTGAGGCCGTCGTCGAACGTCCGCCAGTGTTCGGCCACCCAGTCGGGGGCGTCGCCCGCCGCCACACGGGCCTCCACGGTTTCCTGCTCGACGAGGTTGCCGACGACCGGTCGCGTCATGAGCGGGCTTCGTGGCGCTCGGTGTTGAAGCCTTCTTCCCCGGACGACGGCCGCGCCGGCGCCGCTCGCCTGCGGACACCACCGCGCCATCGACGCCTGCCGCTTCGACCGGGGTTGATGTGCCGGCCACCCGATGATCGGCTATGACCGACACCACCCGCCAGTTCGCGCTCGACTACGACCCCGGCGAGATCAGGTTCGGCCGCGGCGCCGCCGCCGACCTCGGCGAGCTCCTCGGCGACCGCGGCCTCGCCACCGCGCTCGTCGTCACCGGCGAGAACGTCGGCGCCAACCGCGACGTGATGGACCCGGTCGAGGACGGCCTCGGCGACGCGCTCGTCGGCGTCTTCGACCAAACGACGCCCGCGAAAACCCTCGGCGCCGCGCTGGCTGCCGCCGAGCGCGTGCAGACCGAGGGGATCGAGGCTATCGTCGCCGTCGGCAGCGGCTCCAGCCTCGACACCGCGAAGGCCGCCAGCGCGCTGGGGAGCTACGCCGACCCCGCCGCGGCCGCCGAACACGCGCTCTCCTCCGGCTCGGCCCCGGTCGCCGACGACGGCCAGCCGACGCCCGTGATCGCCGTGCCGACGACGCTCGCCGGCGCGGACCTCTCGGTCATCGGCGGCGTCGGCCTCACGCTCGATATGGACGGCGACCCCGGAGAGATACCCAGCGGCGGCGTGAGCCACCGCCGGCTGATGCCCGCGGCGCTCTGTTACGACCCCGAACTGGTCGAGACCACCCCGCGGTCGGTGCTGACGGCGTCGGCGATGAACGGCTTCGACAAGGCCGTCGAGTGTCTCTACTCGCCCCACGCGACGCCGATCACTGACGGCACCGCCGGCCGGGGGCTGGCGTTGATGCGCGAGGGGTTCGCGGCGCTCCCCGAGACTGACCCCGACCCCGATGCCTTCGACGACGCCGTCGCCGGCGTCATCTGTGCGCAGTACGGCATCTCCACGCCGGGGGCCTACCGGGCGTCGATCATCCACGCGTTCGGCCACGGCTTCTCCCACGGCTACGACGTGCATCAGGGGACCGTCCACGGCATCCTCGCGCCCCACGTCCTCCGGTACGTCTTCGCCGAGGTCGGCGGCCGGCGGGACCTGCTGGCGGAGTCGTTGGGCGTCGCCGAACCGGGGATGACCGACGAGGACCTCGCCGCGGCAGTCGTCGACGCCGTCGCCGGCGTGCGTGACGACCTCGGCCTCCCCGACCGACTGCGCGAGATCGACGGCCTCGACCGAGCCGACCTCCCGGAGATCGCCGAGGTCATCGCGGACGACGGCCTGTTCGCGGAGGCGCCGGTCGAACCCAGTACCGCCGAGATCGAGTCGATCCTCGACGCGGCGTGGTGAGCGCGCCGCGAGCGACCCACTTTTGAGGCGTTCGGGAGAACCCGGGGCCATGACCGAGTTCGACATCGTCGGCGCCGACGCCATCCGCGAAGGGCGGGCGACCGACGCGTACTTCCTGCGGACCGAGGAGGCCCTCCGCGGCGCCGACCGGAACCCCCACGTAGCCTGCGAGGTGACCGCCGATCAGTTCCCGACCGGCGAGTTCGAACTGCTCGCCGGCCTGCAGAACGCCGCGAACCTCCTCGAAGGGCTCCCCATCGACGCCGACGCGATCCCGGAGGGGACGCTGTTCGACGGCGGCCCCGTGCTCCGGATCGAGGGGAACTACCTCGACTTCGCGCGCTACGAGAGCGCGCTGCTGGGATTTCTCTCCCACGCCTCCGCGGTCGCCACCGCGGCCCTCGAAGTTCGCCGCGCCGCCCCCGACAGCAACGTCCTCTCCTTCGGCGCGCGGCACGTCCACCCCGCGCTCGGCGGGATGATCGAGCGCTCGGCGCTCGTCGGCGGCCTCGACGGCTTCTCGAACGTCGCCGCGGGCGACCTGCTGGGGAAGGAAGCCAGCGGCACGATGCCCCACGCGCTCTCGATCTGTTTCGGTCGCGGGAACCAGGAGCGGGCGTGGCGGGCCTTCGACGACGCCGTCGACGAGTCGGTGCCCCGGATCGCGCTCTGTGACACCTACTCCGACGAGGTCGACGAGGTGCTCCGCGCCGTCGAAACGCTCGGCGACGACTTAGACGGCGTCCGCCTCGACACCACCGGCTCCCGCCGCGGCGACTTCCGACACATCGTCCGCGAGGTCACGTGGGAACTCGCCGCCCGTGACCTCCCCGAAATCGACGTGTTCCTCTCGGGGGGACTCGGCCCCGCGGACCTCCGCGACCTCCGCGATGTCGCCGACGGCTTCGGCGTCGGCGGCTACGTCTCCAACGCCGACCCCGTGGACTTCGCGCTGGACATCGTCGAAGTCGACGCCGAACCGGCCGCAAAGCGCGGCAAGCTCTCGGGAACGAAGGAGGTGTACCGAACCGACGACGGCGGCCACCACGTCGGCCTGCGCGGCCGCGAGGGACCGGAAAACGGTGAGAGCCTGATGGAGCCCCTGATCCGCGACGGCGAGGTCGTGCGGGAATTTGGCGTCGACGCCGCCGCCAAGCGCGCGCTGGCGGACGCCGGGCGAACCGGGTTCGGCGCGGAGTGATCCGTCGGTTACCCGTCGCTCGACCGCAGTAGCGAGAGTGGGTCGTACGTCCGCGAGAACAGCCGCGCGGTCAGCCGACCGTGGGCGGCGGCGAGCCAGTTCAGCAACGCGAGCCCGACCAACAGGAGGAGCACGCCGGCGCCGGCGGCGGCGAGCGCCTCGGGGAGGCTGTCCACCTGCCACGAATCGACGGTCACGACCGCCTCGAACCCGACGAGCAGGCGGTTCCAGCCGAAGTGCAGCGCCGGGTGGAGTTCGACCGGTCGATCGGTGACCAGCCCGACGTAGAGCCCCGGCTCGCCGTAGTGCAGCGGGACCGACAGCAGCGCGACGCCGGTGACGAGCGCGTTCATGAGGACGACGAACGCCACCGTCCCGACGGCGAACTTCAGCGGGACGTACAGCAGCGGTGCGTACGTCCCGGGCTCGGTCGCGAGCGAGCGGAGTCGCTCACGACGGCCCCCGCCTGCCGGGTCGGTGCCCGCGGGCACGTCGACGTCGAGCAGCCAACCGGTGAGCCGGCGTTCGACCCCGGCGACCACCAACGCGGCCGCGACGACGGCGGCGAGCAGCGGCAGCCCGACGAGGACCACCGAGAGCCCGACGCCGAGGGAGAGGCCGACGGTCAACAACACGAAGTACGCCAGCCCGAGCGGGAACGACAGCACGAGGTAGGCGAGGTTGAGATACGTTTGTGTCCGCACCGGTGCGGCGAGGAACGACCGCAGGCGGCCGTCACGCGCCGGGTCGGCCGCGGTCGTGGAGGACATGTCAGCCGATGCTGGCGGCCGTGCCCGAATAAGGGTTCGGGTCGAGTTGGCGAGCTGACGACTCGGCGCGGTGGGTTTCATCCCTCGTTCCCGACTTGTCACTCGTGGGAACCCCGTGGATATTTCGATGGCGACTTCTACACCCCATCCGATGAGCGACGGCGAGGACGTGGTCGACCTCATCGGCGACGACTACGTCCGCACGATCCTCGCGGAGACCCGCGAGAGCCCGAAGTCCGTCGAGGCACTCAGCGAGGCGTGCGACGCCGACCCGTCGACGATCTACCGCCGGGTCGAGCGCCTCGAGGAGGCCGGGCTGTTGACGGACGAGCAGCGACTCGACCCCGGCGGCCACCACTACAAGGAGTACGACGCCGCCCTCGACGCCGTCCACGTCCACGTCCGCGCGGAGGGGTATCGGGTCGACATCGACTTCACCGAGGAAGAGGAGCCCGCCGACCGCTTCACTCGACTGTACGAGGGGTTCAAATGATCACGTTGCTTCCAGCCCACGGCGTCGCGCCGGCCGCGCCGCTGCTGCCACTCCAAACCGTCACCGGGGGCTCGACTGTCGTCGTGCTCGCCGCCCTGCTGGCGCTGCTGGTCGCGACGGTGCTCTCGCTGGCCGTCGCCGCGAGACTCTACGGCGGCTACCGTCGTGGCGGCGGCCGGGCGATGTTGGGCCTCCTCGTCGGCCTCGTGTTGCTGACGACGGTGCCGTTCGTGCTCCGGATGGTGCTGACGAACGTCGGCGACGTGTCGGCGACGACGCGGGCGCTCGCGGCGACGAGCAGCCAACTCGCCGGCCTCCTGATCGTACTCACGGTGGTGTTCGACCGTGGCTGACGCCGCCACCCTCCTGACGTTCGCCTCCGGGGCGACCGCGGCCGCGGGCAGCCTCGTCGCGTGGCTGGCCTACCAGGGCTACCGCCGCAACGATAGCCGGGCGATGCGCTTTCTCGCGGTCGGGGTCGCCTGCATCGCGGTCGTCCCGTTCCCGATCACCTACGGGATCGGGCCGCTGCTCGCGCTCTCGGACGCGGCAACGCTGCTGGGCGTGCTGCTCGCGAACGTCGCCGGCCTGCTCGCCGTGCTCTACTCGCTGGAGGGCACCTGACTCGTTTTTGAACGTTTCGCCGGGCTGTTCGCTCGCCGAACCGGGATCGGGGTATACCGTTCGGGGGGCGCCACGCTCCGGGTGTGGTGATCACGAGATGACGACTGAAACCCCCGGTCTCCTACCGGCGATCGACGCACCGCTCGACACGGACACCTACCGACGGCTCGCGTACCTCCTAGTGACCGTGCCGCTCGGGTTCTGCTACTTCCTCGTCCTGACCGTGACGGTCTCCACGACGCTCGGCTTGGCGGTCACCCTCGCCGGCCCGATTGCGTTCGTCGTTACGCTCCTGATGGTGTTGGCACTCTCCCGGGCCGACCTGTGGCTCACGAACGCCGTCCTCGGCACGAACGCGCCGGGCCCCCGGTTCCCCGACACCGACGACGGGGCCGTCGACGCGTTTACGGAACTGGTCCTGGGTCGCGACACCTGGGTCGGCGGGCTCTATCTCGTCTGGCGGTCGCTACTGGGCCTGATCGCGTTCGTCCTGCTCACGGTCGGCGCAGCCGTCTCGCTCGACCTCCTGCTCGCGCCGCTGGGCTACGGCGACGCGCTGGTCGTGTACTACGGCTACGGCGTGGTCGCGGTCGACACGCTCCCGCGGGCGGTCGCGGCGGCGGCCGGCGGCGTCGGCGTGGCCCTCGTCACGCTGTTCGCGGTCGATCTGCTCGGCCGGTTTTCGGCGCTCGTCGCCGCCGCCACGTTCGCCGAGGAGAACTGAGCCGACAGAACCACCTACATATACCTTTCGTCGGCTGGACGACTCGACAGGCAGCGAACACGGTTGAAGTAGGACGCACCCAACTGTTGGATTGTGAACCGAAGCCCCACCAGACGACGACTGCTCGGCGGAATCGGCGCGGCCGTGCTGGCCGGGCTCTCCGGCTGCACCGGTGCCACGCCGTTCGTCGGCAAACGTATCGAGGACGACCGAACCATCGCCGTCGAGGACGCGACTGCGCTGGCGATCGACGCCCGAGTCGGCGACGTGACCGTCCGCGGCGAGACGCGTGACGATGTCGCCGTCCACATGGTCAAGCAGTCCAGTTCCGTCGGCGGCGACCTCTCGAAGCTCGACCTCGCGGCCGAACGCCGGGGGGACCGGCTCACACTCGCGACCCGCTACACCGGCGAAAACTCCCTACTCGGCGGTTCGCCGACGATGGACCTCACGATCCGCGTCCCGGACTCGCTCCGGGTCGCCGACATCGGTGCGAGCGTTGGCGACGTGCGCATCGAGGGTGTGACGGGTGACCTCCACGTGGACTCCTCGGTCGGTGACGTGACCGTCGAGGGTGTCGACGGCGCCGTCTCCGCCCAAGCCAGCACCGGCGATGTGACCGTCCGGGGTGCCTCGGTGGTCGGCGACGTCCGGGCCGACGTCGGCGATCTCGATCTCGACGTCTCGGGCATCGACGGCGACACGAGGGTCGAAACCTCGACGGGCGACATCGAGGTCGCGATCGCCTCGGGGCTCGATGCCGAACTCCTCGCGGAGGCGAGCGTCGGCGACGTGACCGTCGAGGGGCTCACGCTGGAGAACAGCACGCAGACCGAGCGATCCGCCTCGGGGACGCTCGGCGACGGCGGCCCGACGCTCCGGGTGGAGACGAGCACCGGCGACGTGACTCTCACCG contains:
- a CDS encoding HU family DNA-binding protein, yielding MSTGTKPQGSISRRTVLRRGAILSASLGLASMATTGQVAAAKKPELIEAMASEAGISSSDAQGILDAITGTATKALSDGESVVLVGFGSFSISKRSARTGRNPRSGRGVREDSPVTFEACPEFAAALDLNPGKGDEASTRCRDADVVIDAAFLARAAGRESGLSKADSKRALDALVGRATKALKKGDRLSLGEPFGSFSISKRSARTGRNPQTGKEIQIAAKNVVKFKAGAELSKAVN
- a CDS encoding dihydrofolate reductase family protein, translating into MTPRGITLYAAMSVDGYLADVEGGVGWLEPFETAAEGDDGGYSAFFETVDCLVMGSVTYELVLGFGEWPYGDTPTYVFTGRTLPAATEAVQFVDRPVGGFAPELRREYDHVWLVGGAALARSFLRADQVDRLRLSFVPVLLGEGIPLFSGGYDGRELKLIDVTTRDSGIVEHQYEVASEA
- a CDS encoding nicotinate phosphoribosyltransferase, producing MTEFDIVGADAIREGRATDAYFLRTEEALRGADRNPHVACEVTADQFPTGEFELLAGLQNAANLLEGLPIDADAIPEGTLFDGGPVLRIEGNYLDFARYESALLGFLSHASAVATAALEVRRAAPDSNVLSFGARHVHPALGGMIERSALVGGLDGFSNVAAGDLLGKEASGTMPHALSICFGRGNQERAWRAFDDAVDESVPRIALCDTYSDEVDEVLRAVETLGDDLDGVRLDTTGSRRGDFRHIVREVTWELAARDLPEIDVFLSGGLGPADLRDLRDVADGFGVGGYVSNADPVDFALDIVEVDAEPAAKRGKLSGTKEVYRTDDGGHHVGLRGREGPENGESLMEPLIRDGEVVREFGVDAAAKRALADAGRTGFGAE
- a CDS encoding Hvo_1808 family surface protein; this encodes MRRASVVFLTAVVVLAGLSPVAAAAPGGADAVVEPAPVEATMQTADNESAPADPESDRLGWENGYWHNETIDVDQSDGLTEAELNATVSRSMARVEMIRGLEFDMDVPVRIITRSEFASSGNASYSDDFLTFDDTKFEALFLIGEDEDSIEVQDANRGASVGGYYSPAADSIVLVTDNESTLQVDELTLGHELVHAIQDQEFDLSTVTSQTRDGANANSGLIEGDANYVQQRYRERCAEGGEWADTCLSPSTNGSGGGATPPNMGVYFLNYQPYSDGPTFIGAQRAAGGWERVNSLYGDLPASAEQVIHPDRYRSDAPTEVELADEHGEGWERVTPESRLDYAEVGQSGVAAMFVYPLYAGGGDVQTYARNVVGPQTWLNYTESGEISQVDPLNYGFDAAAGWDGDRMHFYRNADGETGYVWRLVWDSPEEATEFRAAYEELLSYWGAEQVGTDTYRIDEDASAFADAFHVTVEGDTVTVVNAPTVDSLSAVRSSTDAQLSTPTATPSPAATDAAGTDTETPSTEGTGSDSATTTSAPGFSVVAALAGLLTVALLAGRR
- a CDS encoding sensor domain-containing protein, which encodes MSSTTAADPARDGRLRSFLAAPVRTQTYLNLAYLVLSFPLGLAYFVLLTVGLSLGVGLSVVLVGLPLLAAVVAAALVVAGVERRLTGWLLDVDVPAGTDPAGGGRRERLRSLATEPGTYAPLLYVPLKFAVGTVAFVVLMNALVTGVALLSVPLHYGEPGLYVGLVTDRPVELHPALHFGWNRLLVGFEAVVTVDSWQVDSLPEALAAAGAGVLLLLVGLALLNWLAAAHGRLTARLFSRTYDPLSLLRSSDG
- a CDS encoding iron-containing alcohol dehydrogenase family protein, with product MTDTTRQFALDYDPGEIRFGRGAAADLGELLGDRGLATALVVTGENVGANRDVMDPVEDGLGDALVGVFDQTTPAKTLGAALAAAERVQTEGIEAIVAVGSGSSLDTAKAASALGSYADPAAAAEHALSSGSAPVADDGQPTPVIAVPTTLAGADLSVIGGVGLTLDMDGDPGEIPSGGVSHRRLMPAALCYDPELVETTPRSVLTASAMNGFDKAVECLYSPHATPITDGTAGRGLALMREGFAALPETDPDPDAFDDAVAGVICAQYGISTPGAYRASIIHAFGHGFSHGYDVHQGTVHGILAPHVLRYVFAEVGGRRDLLAESLGVAEPGMTDEDLAAAVVDAVAGVRDDLGLPDRLREIDGLDRADLPEIAEVIADDGLFAEAPVEPSTAEIESILDAAW
- a CDS encoding Hvo_1808 family surface protein, with translation MKLRLLALACCLVLAGCAAPAAPSPTPDAEVLGEENGYAATDPLEIDESDGLNESELNAIVARTMARVELIRGLEFTESVPVEVISRAEFAEGFSRDTTVDSPAERAREQRYEASMLVGEDRTVGAAFESIYGGSVLGYYSSGRIVLVSSNDSLTVDRGTLAHELLHALQDQRLSLLGGAPNPDRAIAETGLVEGDANYVEARYEQRCAEEWDCRPRPQSSAGSLEDRNFGLYLTIYAPYSEGPSFVHRAYETGGWEEVNDRYARPPRSSEQLIHPADYPDDRPARVIVPDRSTAVFDRASPTTVGEATLFAMFYQQGVIDRNELMSTPGPYSAYNYSHPATTGWAGDKLVPYLGEDGDGYVLQTRWESEDDAIQFAQAYRGMLRGSLNATAEGGGVYVVDDGPYADAFRVTRDGRTVRIVNAPTVQELSDVRRGD
- a CDS encoding YqcI/YcgG family protein, which encodes MTRPVVGNLVEQETVEARVAAGDAPDWVAEHWRTFDDGLTGTFGGEPFPCYFGSESVEQGEPLYTAVPSTTDPDALFQLGENLLTYLERYEDLPARASLVAFFKPPEGAFSEAEYHETLWNVLQFLHVHDPEPWPEEIPTDPDDEHWEFCFGGDAMFPTCRAPFYDDRRSRYSPVGLEITFQPRRLFERVGVTADTEAGQTARDVIQDRIENYDGIPHHPDLGDWGVDGDREWPQYLFEKDPEQSPDEAPIRVTREHPKVDRLIQAD
- a CDS encoding cysteine hydrolase family protein; protein product: MYDPERTAVVVVDMQHGFCHPDGSLFSPASESAVDPVTDLVSRARDAGARVVYTKDTHPEGQFEGNHYYDEFERWGEHVVEGTWDAELHEDLDVRDDDLVVEKHTYDAFYETGLEGYLDSHGIDDLLLCGTLANVCVLHTAGSAGLRDYKPVIVKDALGYIKEDHKEYAVEHADWLFGEVSELGEVAFDGN